DNA sequence from the Verrucomicrobiota bacterium genome:
GAAATGAACTTTGAAAAAGGCGGTGTTGCGCTCGTCCGGGTCGGTTACCGCATAACATCGCTCCCGATCGGCGTGGAACCGGCGAATCTGCAACGCGGGGGTGCCGGGCCGCCGTCCGCTCGCGCAAGAACGCTCGCTGGGCGTCACAGCACACCTCTCTCTGCTCCTCATCAAGTTGATGTTCGTGCGCGAACGCCTCCTTCGCGGCCAGCACCGACATGAATTCGAGTTCAATGCAGACGTGGTCTTGGCGTTCGGCCGCGTCCGGCGACATCTCCAGTCCGAACGCGGCGTAAAAGGCCCCGAGATCCGCGAGTCTGTGCGGTTGAAACAATGGGTCGGCCTTGATATCGCCGTATTCGATTTCGTTCATCGGACAATCCCCCCGCACGGTGTGGCCAAAGCAGGTCACGTGGGCTGAGAGAAAACCTTCGAACGCGTCCCGCGTCAGTTGCTTGGCCAGTTCAGCGGCGGTCAGCATGAAGGAGACGGGGGCGGAATCCGCAAGCGTTTGCACCGTGGAACGTAGCGCCTGCCGGGTCGGATGGCTGGTGAGCCACTGCCAGCTTCCGGGTTCCGGATTCTCGTAAGCCTGGGCGAGCAGCCGGTAAAGAAAAGACCTTGCCCACGCCGAATCGATGCGGGTTTGGAGGGTGATGGGAGCTCCGGCGTTCGCGGTCGGCGCTCGTGAAACCTCTGTCCTCGTGGCGTCGGTTGAGACGGCGGCAGTTTCGGGTGAAGTGATGTGGTAATTCTCGAAAATGGACCGCGGCGGGGCGCATCGGCCGGTGCCGAAGTCCGATCTTCGTGGTGATTCAGATGGAGTTGGCATGTTGGTCGGGGCGCACGTGGAACGGCTCTTCCACGCGCGTTTCGAGGATTTTCGTGCCGTCCTTGGAATACCCGATGATGGTGTCGTCGTACAACGTGAACTTCTTCCCGCGGATTTCGGTTTCAAACACCTTCGGGCCTTCCTTGATCTCGTAGCGGAAGCAGATGCGCGGGTCTTTGCCGAAAAGCTGAAGCACGGCGAGCAGTTCGCGGTCGGGCAAAGCGTAGCGTTCGATCGCGTCATCCACGCCGGGCCCGAACATTTGCTTGAGATAGGCTCGCGGCACCCATCGCGGCGGGATGTAATACCCGTTCGGTTCCGTCCCAAACTGAGGGTAAAGCGGCAGCGCCACTTTCGCGACATGGATGAGATAAAAGAGGGGGTTAGAGCGATCCTCCTTCCAGGCGCCGTCTTTCTCGATTCGAACGAGGCCCTGCAGACGGATATGGCCCACGCAAGCCGACATGCACCGGGTTTGCATCGGCAGGCCGCGTCCCTCCGGATCGCGCCCTTCGACTCGCGGAAAACAGCCGATGCATTTCTCACTCGTGCGCGTGGTGCTGCGATAGAAGGTCTTTTTGTAGGGACAGGCTTCCATGCACTTGCGATATCCGCGGCAGCGTTCCTGATCGACCAGCACGATGCCGTCTTCCGGCCGTTTGTAGATCGCATGGCGCGGGCACGCAACGAGGCACGCGGGATAGGAGCAATGGTTGCAGAGGCGCGCGAGATAGAAGAACCAGGTCCTATGCTGCGGTGCCGCTTCGCCCTCGGAGAAGGACATCTGCCCACGCCGGCTCTTCTCCGCTCCCGCCGGATTATCCTCGAAACGGTTGGGCGCTGACCATTCCTCGTCGGTCGGCAGGTAGCCGAGGGCCTTCTGCGCGCCTTCGGGGCTGATGTTGTTCTTGGCCGCCTCGAAGATGGTCTTGCCCTTGAACTCGCCGTACGGAGCGCGGAGGTCGCGCCGAGTCCCGCCCCAGGTCTGGCCGCCAGGGTTGGCTTTGTCCAGGAGATCAAGCGTCTTGACGTCCCAATGATGCGGATAACCGCCGTAGGGTTTGGTTTCAACGTTGTTCCACCACATCGCTTCCTGCCCCCGGTTGAAGGTCCAGGTGGACTTGCAGGCCATGGTGCAACTTTGGCACCCGATGCAGCGATTGAGATTGAAGACGAAGGCGAACTGCTCGTCGGGAAATCTGGCCTCGTAGGGGAACTCCATCTCCCGTCCGAGTTGCCAGTTAAAGACGTTGCTCATAGTGGGGTGGGTTTAAGTTTCAGTGGGGGGGTGCCCGTGAGGAGCGGGGCGGAGCGCGCCGGAATCAAGATCGGAGCCCGCGGATGCGGGGGAACGGTCTGTGGAACGATGAACCGGGGAAGGCGGATGGGAGGCAACACCGGGCGCCCAATCCACCCGCTTCCCCCAGCGGGCAAATGTCTCAGCGATCATGCCTCGCACGAAAGCCTCGCCTTTGTTCATCATCACCATATGGGGTCCGGTGTAATGCGGGTTGGCGAAGAGCGCGAGCACCTGGTCAGGGCCATAACCCAGGCGCAGGAACTCCTCGGCGAAGCATTGCGTCATCTCCGCGCTCGTATCCTCTTCGGTCAGGAAAGCCACACCGTTCAGTTCGAGAGGATCTTCAAAATCGAATTCGTCTTTAGGCATGAGACGGGTTGTGTTGGGTTCGGGTTGCGATTCAACTTCATCACTCAAAAGTCAGTCCGCCGCCGCCCTCGCCCATCTTGCCGGCCAGGTAGCGCTTCATCACCTCGCTCTCGGCGTTGGGAGACATGCCGTCGGTGCCCCCTTTCCACACGCCCTTGCCGCCCAAGCCGCCATCCTCCGCTTTGGACACGCGCACCAGGCACTCCTTGGGCACCGTGTTGATCGCGTGATTGTCCGCCTCGCCGCCGAAGATGAAACTCATGTTCACTTTCGCTTTGTGGAACAGGGTGTCGGTCTGGTGCATGGGCATGTGCCAGTTGCGGTTGATCGATTGCTGAGACCCGAAGCGGAAGTTCGAGATGTAGCCCTCGTCCTTCAGGGACAGGCCGTCGGGCCGGGTTTGCTGGGCTTTCACGGTTTTTTCCGTCGCGATAAAGGATCCGTGCTTCATCATGACCACGTGATACGGGTAGGCGGCGTTGAGCGTGACCCGCAACATGCAACGGCTGACCTTGTAGAAGGGATCGCTTGGGGTCGCCCCCAGGTACGGGCGGTCGGCGGGATTGGCATCGACATAAACATAATCGCCATCGTTCAACCCGAGATCGCGCGCCGCTTCCGGATTCATGTGAAGCTGATGCTCGCTGACGTTCGGCAGGCGCTTGTCGAGGCGATACGGGTCGCCGAAATTCGAATTCCAAATCAGATGCCAGTCCACGTTCGCCCACGAGGAGTGAACGGAATGCCGCGACTTCGGCGTGAGGCAGTAGAAATGAAATCCCTTCTCCCACAGAAAGTTCTTCGTTTGCTTCGCCTCAGACCATGGCATTTTCACATTGCGAATGGTTCGCTCGTCCCAATGCTCGGCGGTCAGCGGGATTCCATAGTCGTTGGGCCGAACCCAGGGATTGGCGCTGATGATGACGTTCGGCAAATACGGCGTCGCCTCCGGACCCTCGCGGTGGACGATGAAATTCTCGCCGCAACTGATCGCGGTCGGATCGTCGCTATAAGAGTGCAGCCGCCCGGTTTCGGTGTAGAAAGGATAACTGTCGTGAATCTGCTCGTAGAAAGGCACGCGCGGATAGGAACGGAACAGCATGAGGGCGCCGCCCGGCGGACCGTATTTGCCGGCCATGATGTCGTCGAGGCGGTACCCGGCGGTCGTCGTGCAGGAATCGAGCAGGCGCTGGAGATAGACGCGGCGCTGCCCGTTCAGCTCGAAGTGAAAATAGTCCGCAAATCGCCGGTCTCCAGTGATCTTGGCCAAACCGGACGCGATTCCGGCGAGGATGGTCAGATCGTCCTTGGAATCGTACACCGGTTTGATGCCGCCCTTCCAGATTTGCAGAAACGGGTTCGAGCAGCTCGCCGTGACTTCCAGGTCCTGGAACTCGACCCAGGAATTGGCCGGGAGGCCGAAGTCGGACTGCTCGATCGAGGCGGTCATCTGGACCTCGTTTGAAACGATCAACTCGACCTTGGGATTGACGTTCTTGATCACGCCATAGGCCCACTTGGCGTTGTTGATCAGATTCACGTTCGTGAAGAAGATCGCCTTGGTCGGCGTGGGCATGTGCGTCCTGCCGGTGAACACCTTCCGGCCTTCCTTCGGCGTGTTCACAATCAACGGCACATCCCCGTGATTCCAATACGCCGGTTCCTCGTCTTTGGCGAAGGCGTGCGCTTGGATATCGCGCCCGTGCGCGGCGGGATCGAGGTTCGGATGAAAGGGGTCTTCCGCAATCCATCCCTTGAATCCGGGCCCGGTGACCTTGCTGCCCTGGAACAGCGCGGCCTTGTAATTCCCCGCCCAACCGTGACAGCCCGCCCCCTTCCGGTCGATGTTGCCGGTGAGCATCACCGGCAAATAGGCGGCGCGATTCGCCTCCGTCGCGTAGAACCAATGGTTGATTCCCTCGCCTTGATTGATCGACACCGGTGTGATCGTCGCGATGTCCTTCGCGAGTTGCTGAATCATCTCCTTCGGCGACGAGGTGATCTGCGAAACGGTCTCGATGTCGTAATCTTGAAGATGAATCCGATACTGCGTCCACGCGGTCTTCACCTCCACCTCAGGGCCATCCACCAGCTTGATTTTCCAGGTGCCATCGAGGACCGGATCGAGGCCTGCGTTCCAAAGCGCCTCGCCCACCATGTCCCGCGTCAGCGCTTTTGGTCCTTGGGTCTTACTATCCCACACCACGAAATCGCCCAGTTTTTGGTGTTGCTCGTCGGTCAAGCCCTGCACTTTCTTGCTGGGCCCGTTTTCCGGGAGTGTGCTTCGGTAATGGGGGAAAACCTCTGCGGCTCGCAGCCGCTTCAGGTTGTCGGCGCGGATGAGCAGCGGGAAGTCCGTGAAGGCCTTGACGAATTTTTCATCATACCACCGGTTGTCCATCATCACGCGTGTGACACCCAGCCAGAGCGCGGCGTCGGTCGAGGGCCGGATCGGCACCCAATAGTCGCATTTGGTTGAAGGAGCCCCGTATTCGGGCGCGATGATGACGATCTTGGCGCCCCGCTCCATGCACTCGATGAACCAGTGGGAATCGGTAATCTTGTTTTCCACCAGATTCTTCCCGTTCATGATGATGAGTTTCGAGTAGCGATGGTCATTGAAATCGCACTCGGAATTCTGCAATCCATGCACCCACGGCTGGCCGGGAGCCTGATCGCCTTGCCAGGTGTAGTTCGACCAGTTGCGGCCGGCCTTTGCCTCCTCCGGCTTGACACCGCGCACATGCACGTCAAGCAACGCCATCGAATTGCCGAGCCGATACATGCCGTATTTTCCCAGCACCCCCAGCAGGCCCATGCCTCCGCGAAACTTCAGCGTCCGGGTGCCCGCGCCGCCCATCTCCTGGATCATCTCCGGCGGATAACCCTGCTCGGCGAGGAGCTTGGCGCCAGACTCGCCGCTGTAGCGGGTGGCGATGGCCTTCAAGCCCCTGGCAATGTACGAGAACGCGTCATCCCAGGAGATCTTTTCGTACTTGTCCGTGCCGCGCGAGTCGAACTTGTACTTGAGGCGCAATTCCCTGGTGAGATGGGGAAATCCGTCATCGGCCCACCGCTTCCAACCGCGCCGCACGATGGGATGCTTCAGCCGGTACGGTCCGTAGACGATGCGATGGAATGTGTAACCCTTGGCGCAATGCCGATTGCCCCAGTTGAGGGACGCCTTGTTGCCGTAAAGGTCGGCATAGGTGCCGGTGTCGTAATGTTCCCCCATGCGCACGATGACTCCGTTGCGAACATGCGCCGTCACACGGCAATTGTGCGTGTCATTCGGCGCGCACACCCACGAAAAGGTCTGATCATAGGCATACTGGTCGCGATAGAATTTCTCCCAATCGCGATGGGGATAGAACGCGAGCGGATTCGCGACCACCTCGCCGGAGGTTTGCGCCTGCAGGAAACGCAACGGAAGACACTGCGCGGCCGCCACACCCGCGCCCGCAAGGCCGCTGCGTTGAATGAAGTCACGCCGGGAAAGGGGTGAAGTGCTCATGCGAAGGGAGGGTTGAGATTCGTCGCGACCATTTCGTTTTCGTTCATGGTTCCAAGATCAGGCGATACCAGTTGCTGATCACCTTCCGCCCGTTGCGATCACGCTGCTGGCCGTTCCACACCGCACAAGCCACCGGCACCGGCCGCCTCTCGGCGAAATTCACGTCGTCCGCAAACGTGGACTTCAATTCGCGGCTGACCATCACGCTCCAGAACCCGTCGCGCCAAAAGCCCTGGCCGCGGACATTCTGTTCGACCGCAGGCTGCGGCGTGAAGGAGCCGAACCCTCGAGCGTTGGCATCTTCAACCGGTGAAGCCATCTGCGATCGAGCCTGGAGATTGCCCGCGGCCTCGGCGGTGGGAACCTGCCCGCGAGCCTCGAAATAGGTGTCCACATGCATCGAGGGATGCAGCGTGTGCACGTCCTGCCGCTGGCCATCCGCCGTTTGTTGCCATCCCGCCTTCCACATCCAGATGTTCACCGGATGATCCGCGTCGCCCATCCCGAGGAACGGGGTGGTGCCCTTGATCGAAAACTGCAGTGCGACGGCGTCCTGGAAATCCTCCACACGCACCGGAGTGCCGTTGGCAAGGTCGTCGCGCCATTGCAACAGGATGGCCAGTTTCTGCCCGTCGTGCAGCGCCGTCACCGCCACCGTCGGCACCGGATATGGTTCGGGCCAGAGCGGGTTAAGCGGCACCCTCACACTGTCCAAGCTTTCCCACGCCGGATCGGACGGCGTCGCCGGAACCTTGCTCGTCCGCCGCACCTGAATGTCGGCGTCTTCGGGTTGGAGAATATCGTGCACCTCGGCGTCCTTGCGGCGGAGGGACTGAATGTGCAACACGAGCGACCACCGCTCCTCCGGTGACAGGACCCCCGCGCCGTAACCCAACATCGGCGTGCCCGCCATGCCGTTGTGGATGCGCAGATACAAATCTCGCCCGGTCGATCCGCCGCGGAAGGCGCCGATGGTGAAGTCGCGTGGCGGCAAGGGCACGCCCCAGTTGTCTTTCAAGGTCGGTGCGGAGGGTCCATCCCCGGCGCCGGTGTCCCCGTGGCAGGCGTTGCAAGCAAGTTTGGCGAAAAGTTCTCGTCCTTTGACCAGCGCCTCAACGGTCACCCCCGGCTCCGGAGGGACGATCACCGCGGGTTTCAACTCGCCCTTGGCCTTGGCCTCCTCGAATTTGTTGACCCGCCTCCCCGCCGCATCCACATCCGCCGTCAGCCACTTGACATACCGCACGACCTCCCGCCGCTCCTCCTCGGGGAGGTAGGCAAAGCTCGGCATCGAACTGCCTGGCATCCCGCGCGTGAGGGTCTCCAGGAGGTCCTCGTCCGAGGGCAGCGAACCCGCCGGCGTTGAAATTTCGGGGCTTGGGAAAAAGCCACACGGAGGCGGGTCCGTTGCCATCCCCATTGCCCCCGTGACATGCCGCACAATGCGCGTCGAAAACCCGCTTGCCCGTTGCAAGTAGAGATCCACCGCTGGAAGAGGCAGGAGATTGAGCCTTGAGGAGAAGAACCGGGAGGAAGGCACCGCCGACGATGAACCGAAGGAAAGCTCCTGTTTTCATCACTTTCCAATTTACCTCAAGCAAGCTCCCGTTTCCTTGACCCAGGTCAATGCCGGGTCTTGGGGTTCTGCCACGCTGCGATCATGACCCCATTCGACTTTCAGGATCGCCCGTTCATCGTGATCTGGGAAGCAACCCGGGCGTGCGGACTCGCCTGCCGGCACTGCCGCGCTGAGGCAAATTCGATTCCTCATCCTCTCGAACTCACCACGCGCGAGTCGTTCCGGCTGATCGAACAAGTCGCGCGCTGCCGTCCGGCGCTGTTCGTCATGACCGGAGCGGATCCGTTTCGCCGCCCCGACCTCGAGGTGCTCGTGCGCCACGCCAGGCAGCACGGCTGGCGCGTGAGCCTCAGTCCCAGCGCCACACCCGAATTCGCCAGGACCGAACTTGGCCCATTCCGCTCGGCCGGCATCGAACGGATTTCCTTAAGTCTCGATGGCGCAAGCCAGGAGACCCATGACCGGTTCCGTGGCGTGCCCGGGACGTGGAAATGGACGATGGAAGCCATCACCAACGCCGCGCGCGCGGGCATCGCGGTGCAGATCAACACGACCTTTACGCGTCAAAATTTGGGCGAGTTCGACGCGTTCGTCGAGTTGTTGCGCCAACTCCAGCCGGTCCTGTGGAGCGTGTTCCAGTTGGTGCCGACCGGGCGAGGGCGCGCCGATGACTTGCTCTCCGCGGAGGAGATGGAAACCTTGTTCGAGCGGCTTGCGCTGTTATCCCTTGCGGTTCCCTTCGACATCAAAACCACCGAGGGCCAGCATTATCGCCGGGTGCTGCTCCAGCAGTCCCGGGGAGGGTCACCCTCCCGCTCGCGCGCGCCGCTCGGAATCAACGATGGCAAGGGATTCGTGTTCATCTCGCACGTCGGCCACATCCAGCCCAGCGGTTTCCTGCCGCTGACCGCCGGCAATGTGCGTAGCGACGAGCTGCTTGAAGTGTATCGGAACAACCCGCTTTTCCGGGGATTGCGCGATCCGAGCCTGCTCCAAGGAAAATGCGGACGTTGCGAATTCAAATCCATCTGCGGAGGCTCGCGCGCGCGGGCCTTCGCCCTGACGGGCGACCCTTTTGGCGAGGAACCCTTGTGCTCCTACCAACCTCCTCCCCGCAGTCATCCGCCGCAGGACCCAGTCTCCGGCGCGGAGCCGCAGAGGCAAAGGGCAAAGAAGAGGCACTCCAGGCCAAGGACTGCAATGGCTCCAACCCATCCTTCGGACGATCCTCTTCTGTCATGAGCGACAGCGACAGTGCGGCAAACTCCACCGACTCGACCTCATCATGATCAATATCACGAAACTGTATTGCGGCCAGGCCCAGCCTGCGGATGCCCTTCGCTATGGACGCGGCCACGGCGCTCCCCGTTACGCCGCCGAGCGCCGGCCCGTCGTGGTCTGGAACATCACCCGCCGATGCAACCTCCAATGCATCCATTGTTACTCCGACTCCGATGCCCGGGAGTATCCGGGTGAGTTGACTTGGGACCAATGCCGCCAAGTGCTCGAGGATCTCGCCCAATTCGGCGTGCCCGGCGTTCTGCTCTCCGGCGGCGAACCGCTGATTCATCCTCGTTTCTTCGACCTCGCCACTCACGCGCGCAGCCTGGGGCTTCGCCTGACTCTCTCCACCAACGGCACTCTCATCCATCGCGAGACCGCCACACGGTTGAAGGAGCTTGGCTTCGCCTATGTTGGGATATCGCTGGACGGCATGGGCGCCACGCATGATCACTTTCGCGGTCGAACCGGTGCTTTCGAGAAGAGCGTGGAGGCGTTCCGGCATTGCAAGGCCGCCGGACAAAAAGTGGGTTTAAGGTTGACGCTCTCCGCTCACAACGTCGCCGACCTCGACCGGATTCTGGATTTCATCGAAGCCGAGGACATCGATCGTGTCTGCTTCTATCACCTGGTCTACAGTGGACGGGGCCGTAGTGTGGTCGATGTGAGCCACGAGCAAACGCGCTCCGCTTTGGATAAGATTATCGATCGTACGGCGCGCTGGGCGGCTTCGGGCCCGCCTCGCGAAGTGCTCACCGTCGATCAACCCGCCGACGGCGCCTATCTCTATCTGCGATTGCAACGGGAGGATCCCGAACGAGCGGACGAGGCGCTTCGATTGCTGCGCTGGAATGGAGGGGGCTCGCATGGCAGCGGCACGGGCATCGGCAACATTGACACCCAAGGCAACGTGCACCCCGACCAGTTCTGGCAAACGCTGACGCTGGGAAACGTCCGGCAGCGTCCGTTCAGCGAAATTTGGAGCAACCCTGAAAACGAAACCCTGGCGGCGTTACGGCAGCGCACCGGTCGGCTCGAAGGCAGATGTGCGAACTGTCGCTTCCTCCGCATCTGCGGCGGTGGCTTCCGCGTCCGCGCGGTCCAAGTGCACCGCAATCTCTGGGCGCCGGACCCGGCCTGCTACCTGACCGCAGAGGAGATCCGCCCGCCCGAGCATGAAACCGGAAAATCTCAATTCATCGGCGGCCATCAGGAAGGTCGGGGTTGAAGGCAGGATTCGGGTTGCTCCAGCGGGCGTTGACCTCGGTTTGCCAGGAGCGGAGCTTTTTCCGCAACTGGCGGGCTCGGCGCGCTTGCAACTCCGCCCGATTGACACGCTCTTCGGGATCTGAACTCAAATCGAACAATTCAAGCTTCCCGTCCTCGAACCACTCGATCAGTTTCCAGTCGCCGTCCAGGATCGCCGCGCTCGGGGCGCCGCCTTGATTTCCATAGTGCGGATAATGCCAGTAAAGCGGAGTGCGAACCGCCCTTTTTCCCGTCACCAGCGAGCGATAGAATGACCGTCCGTCGAGATGCTGGAGGGGGCGTGGGGGCAATCCCGCGGCTTCGAGCAGGGTCGGATAAAAATCGGGGCTGGTTACCGGGGTGGCATTGACGAGCCCGGCGGGCACGACGCCTTTCCAGCGCATGATCATCGGTTCCCGAATGCCGCCTTCGTAGAGCCAGCCCTTGCCGGCGCGGAGGGGATGGTTGGACGTGGGAGAGCCTTCACTGGTGGACAATCCGCCATTGTCGCTGGTGAATACGACCAGCGTGTGTTCTGCGAGGCCGGCCTGATCCAGCGCCTCCAAGACTTTGCCCACGGCCGCGTCCATCGCCTCCACCATACCGCCGTACACCGCGTGGTCCTG
Encoded proteins:
- a CDS encoding radical SAM protein, whose protein sequence is MINITKLYCGQAQPADALRYGRGHGAPRYAAERRPVVVWNITRRCNLQCIHCYSDSDAREYPGELTWDQCRQVLEDLAQFGVPGVLLSGGEPLIHPRFFDLATHARSLGLRLTLSTNGTLIHRETATRLKELGFAYVGISLDGMGATHDHFRGRTGAFEKSVEAFRHCKAAGQKVGLRLTLSAHNVADLDRILDFIEAEDIDRVCFYHLVYSGRGRSVVDVSHEQTRSALDKIIDRTARWAASGPPREVLTVDQPADGAYLYLRLQREDPERADEALRLLRWNGGGSHGSGTGIGNIDTQGNVHPDQFWQTLTLGNVRQRPFSEIWSNPENETLAALRQRTGRLEGRCANCRFLRICGGGFRVRAVQVHRNLWAPDPACYLTAEEIRPPEHETGKSQFIGGHQEGRG
- a CDS encoding radical SAM protein, which encodes MTPFDFQDRPFIVIWEATRACGLACRHCRAEANSIPHPLELTTRESFRLIEQVARCRPALFVMTGADPFRRPDLEVLVRHARQHGWRVSLSPSATPEFARTELGPFRSAGIERISLSLDGASQETHDRFRGVPGTWKWTMEAITNAARAGIAVQINTTFTRQNLGEFDAFVELLRQLQPVLWSVFQLVPTGRGRADDLLSAEEMETLFERLALLSLAVPFDIKTTEGQHYRRVLLQQSRGGSPSRSRAPLGINDGKGFVFISHVGHIQPSGFLPLTAGNVRSDELLEVYRNNPLFRGLRDPSLLQGKCGRCEFKSICGGSRARAFALTGDPFGEEPLCSYQPPPRSHPPQDPVSGAEPQRQRAKKRHSRPRTAMAPTHPSDDPLLS
- a CDS encoding nitrate oxidoreductase subunit beta, which gives rise to MSNVFNWQLGREMEFPYEARFPDEQFAFVFNLNRCIGCQSCTMACKSTWTFNRGQEAMWWNNVETKPYGGYPHHWDVKTLDLLDKANPGGQTWGGTRRDLRAPYGEFKGKTIFEAAKNNISPEGAQKALGYLPTDEEWSAPNRFEDNPAGAEKSRRGQMSFSEGEAAPQHRTWFFYLARLCNHCSYPACLVACPRHAIYKRPEDGIVLVDQERCRGYRKCMEACPYKKTFYRSTTRTSEKCIGCFPRVEGRDPEGRGLPMQTRCMSACVGHIRLQGLVRIEKDGAWKEDRSNPLFYLIHVAKVALPLYPQFGTEPNGYYIPPRWVPRAYLKQMFGPGVDDAIERYALPDRELLAVLQLFGKDPRICFRYEIKEGPKVFETEIRGKKFTLYDDTIIGYSKDGTKILETRVEEPFHVRPDQHANSI
- a CDS encoding twin-arginine translocation signal domain-containing protein, producing the protein MSTSPLSRRDFIQRSGLAGAGVAAAQCLPLRFLQAQTSGEVVANPLAFYPHRDWEKFYRDQYAYDQTFSWVCAPNDTHNCRVTAHVRNGVIVRMGEHYDTGTYADLYGNKASLNWGNRHCAKGYTFHRIVYGPYRLKHPIVRRGWKRWADDGFPHLTRELRLKYKFDSRGTDKYEKISWDDAFSYIARGLKAIATRYSGESGAKLLAEQGYPPEMIQEMGGAGTRTLKFRGGMGLLGVLGKYGMYRLGNSMALLDVHVRGVKPEEAKAGRNWSNYTWQGDQAPGQPWVHGLQNSECDFNDHRYSKLIIMNGKNLVENKITDSHWFIECMERGAKIVIIAPEYGAPSTKCDYWVPIRPSTDAALWLGVTRVMMDNRWYDEKFVKAFTDFPLLIRADNLKRLRAAEVFPHYRSTLPENGPSKKVQGLTDEQHQKLGDFVVWDSKTQGPKALTRDMVGEALWNAGLDPVLDGTWKIKLVDGPEVEVKTAWTQYRIHLQDYDIETVSQITSSPKEMIQQLAKDIATITPVSINQGEGINHWFYATEANRAAYLPVMLTGNIDRKGAGCHGWAGNYKAALFQGSKVTGPGFKGWIAEDPFHPNLDPAAHGRDIQAHAFAKDEEPAYWNHGDVPLIVNTPKEGRKVFTGRTHMPTPTKAIFFTNVNLINNAKWAYGVIKNVNPKVELIVSNEVQMTASIEQSDFGLPANSWVEFQDLEVTASCSNPFLQIWKGGIKPVYDSKDDLTILAGIASGLAKITGDRRFADYFHFELNGQRRVYLQRLLDSCTTTAGYRLDDIMAGKYGPPGGALMLFRSYPRVPFYEQIHDSYPFYTETGRLHSYSDDPTAISCGENFIVHREGPEATPYLPNVIISANPWVRPNDYGIPLTAEHWDERTIRNVKMPWSEAKQTKNFLWEKGFHFYCLTPKSRHSVHSSWANVDWHLIWNSNFGDPYRLDKRLPNVSEHQLHMNPEAARDLGLNDGDYVYVDANPADRPYLGATPSDPFYKVSRCMLRVTLNAAYPYHVVMMKHGSFIATEKTVKAQQTRPDGLSLKDEGYISNFRFGSQQSINRNWHMPMHQTDTLFHKAKVNMSFIFGGEADNHAINTVPKECLVRVSKAEDGGLGGKGVWKGGTDGMSPNAESEVMKRYLAGKMGEGGGGLTFE
- a CDS encoding c-type cytochrome, producing the protein MPSSRFFSSRLNLLPLPAVDLYLQRASGFSTRIVRHVTGAMGMATDPPPCGFFPSPEISTPAGSLPSDEDLLETLTRGMPGSSMPSFAYLPEEERREVVRYVKWLTADVDAAGRRVNKFEEAKAKGELKPAVIVPPEPGVTVEALVKGRELFAKLACNACHGDTGAGDGPSAPTLKDNWGVPLPPRDFTIGAFRGGSTGRDLYLRIHNGMAGTPMLGYGAGVLSPEERWSLVLHIQSLRRKDAEVHDILQPEDADIQVRRTSKVPATPSDPAWESLDSVRVPLNPLWPEPYPVPTVAVTALHDGQKLAILLQWRDDLANGTPVRVEDFQDAVALQFSIKGTTPFLGMGDADHPVNIWMWKAGWQQTADGQRQDVHTLHPSMHVDTYFEARGQVPTAEAAGNLQARSQMASPVEDANARGFGSFTPQPAVEQNVRGQGFWRDGFWSVMVSRELKSTFADDVNFAERRPVPVACAVWNGQQRDRNGRKVISNWYRLILEP